Genomic segment of Benincasa hispida cultivar B227 chromosome 1, ASM972705v1, whole genome shotgun sequence:
GAACAAGTTATCAGTAAACCTAACTGCTAGGATGGCAAAAGAAACTCTTAAGCCTAGCAAAGAAAATTAGTAAATCTAACCAAAATTTTATGTTACTTCCAAGCAAGCGCAAAACAACTTTGGTTGCATACATAAGAGAGGTTAGTAAATCTAATGGTGTCAATAGAAAGTCGGCAAAGCATAGAGATGATCACCTTTGTGCTTCGAAACGCCTTTATAATAATAATCTTGGTGTTTCTCCATGGAGGCTTCAGTTGTGCTGTATACATTGATTTACACCCAATATTTTGGCTCTGTTTTCACATCTAAGTACAACTATAAAAAACAGTCAGAATTAGAACAGCATGTTAAAATTTAGCATATGTACCTCAAACATGATAAGTAGTACATCAAAGCAGTTATCTACTTAAAAAAAAGTTCGAACGTATCGACTTGATGATTCATGTTGCAATCCCAAACTTTAGAGGAGATTTCCAGGTTAGCAGAGGAAGGCTTTTTAGTCATTCATTCTTCTtctggttcttcttcttcttggagAAGGTTTTCTCTGTTATCATGAGCCCAGAAACCACGTACGTCAATTAGCATGCTCGCAACTGTGCCACCTTGCTTGCAGTTCAGTAGATCAGTTGAAGTAATTTTTAGAGGGTCAACTGGCTTGACCATGTCCCATATCTCATCTCTAACATCTTCGATGCACAACTCATAGTTTCCACCCTCTATCCATTTTTGATGCACATCTCTGTATCATGGGGAAAAAATTATTTCATCATAAAATGCAATTTTCACCTAGCAAAAGAGATTGCACAGTATGCAACTACTGAAAGTGCTTCATACaagtaaaataataatgtgTACTTTATGTTTCTGGTATTATGAGGCTTGTAGAATTTGCTCGATTCTACAAGCAGGAAAATACAGATGTTTCATGTAGGAAGATTGTATCAGGTAACATCACAGCTTTTGGATGTTCCCCTTCTTTAACTTCCTTCATTTGAGTAGGAATTTAGTTGACAGGATTTTACCAAGAAACTGGATTTGAATCTAGAAGTGCTTGAAAAAAGTCAAACAAACTAAGATCCTCCCCTCGAAGAAATTAAATTGTCTTTACCTGAAAAGAGTGTGAATATCCACAGTTGTAAGGTAACCTCTCCCATGAAGGTCAAGACACCGAAATAAATATGTCAACCCTTCGGGAGTGTCTTTGTTTTCAAGGGCAAGGACAAAGTCCAGAAAACTATCAAAGTCCATTTCCCTTGTGTTTCCTCCACCTTTGCTTCGACGAACATGCTCATCAAATACTATTGAAAGAGAATTATTAGCTAACAGACAGACAACTAGCTGTTTTATAAAATGAGGAGAAGATAAACATGATAATGGCATTTGAAGCATATTTTCCTAAGAATTAAGATAATTGAAAGAGCATAGATGGAAGGATGGCAAATGATGACTGGTGAGTTTATAGAATTATACTAGGTGAATGAAACAGGACAAACCTCTTTCAATGAAAATTTCAGTCAAAGTCCCATCAGCATATTCTCGAAGCTCTTGCTTGCTTAATGTTCCATTCATATCTTTATCAAGGGCCAGAAACATGTCTGTAGGAATAAAAGTACAGTCGGCATGACAGCAACTAAAAGCATAGACTCTTTTCCAGATTAACCACATGCATACAAGACACTAGAATCTTGGCAGAATTAACAGCATATAAAGACTTGAAAAGAACAACTAAAATACTTCAAACAAAAAATTACTACATGGATAAAGGAAATAATATTGGGTGAATAGTTAAGTAGGAATAGGATGAATGTTACTCACCACAAATGCGTTGAGCAGATGTTAGGGAGAACCAGTTCTCTGCTTGTTCAGTATCAGTAACTTCTTCCTCGGTTTCCTATAAAATAGATAATGcgttaaaattataatatatctgCATGTAATTCAGTAAACTGTATATTCTTGAGTCAAAGTGCACAAAACACATTTCCGTTGTTGCTGTTTTATCAACATGGACGGGGGTTTATTTTGTTGTTCTCATACTCTCAGTCTTTACAAACTTTGTCCAAGTGCTTTATGTAAAAGTATAAATTACTAGCACTTTAGTAAAACGTATATCATAACAAATGTTCTTGTTTTCTACAAAGTGCTAGTGTGTGCTTATTGGTCAAACATTTAAAACCAAACTTTTTCCAAAGCCCTTTATGTTACATCAAAACGTGAAAATCTCGAGTTAAAAGTGCTTTTGGCCATGACAGAAGCATTACCAAACCCAAACAAGCCCTGAACCCTAAAATCTCTCTACATCCTTCTTAAAGATAGTCTAAAGCATAGATCACTGAAAAATGAATTCGATCACTGCTTCATAATGGCTTTCTATCCACTCATGTCATAAACCACAAATGAATAATTGTATTCTACATTGGTTCATTTTGGTGTATGAACATATTTAGCTTTTTGCAATTAAATTATGTCATATCATGAAAATACGGAACTCTTGTATCAGGAAATTAGAATCTTTCAGATTTTCACACAAGTATTACGAAATTCATTTTTATCTGTAAATTTAAGTTTACGTTTTGTCTTGACCAGAGCCATAGGTTAACACCAAAAGCCAATTTGGTATTTGATAACATAAGCATTTAGCGTAACAATGCATGATCTACCTGATGCAGTTCCATTAATTCCTGCAGACAATTACTGAGCAGCACTTTCTTTATACAGGCTTTTCCTACAAAAGCAACAATAAAGTCAGGAAGACCCTTTATTTACAAGCTGTACACAAATTAGAGAGTTCATGAATCGAGAGCTATTTATAATTAGCAATGTTACCATAAAAGAATAGATATTTTAGGGATAAGGATTTAAGGAAGGAACTATGTAACATTTTGATAACACGTTCCTAACATAATTAAGGCTGTTGGCGAACCTCTTCTTGCAGGAtcacaaaagaagaagaatttgcGAGCAGCTATACGACAATATGTTTGCACAAAAGATGCAGGAATATCTCGCAGTTGAGCCAAATTTGGAATAAGACCTCTGATATAGCCCTCCATTTCCTGCAAAAAGATAATTGAGCATTCATTACTTTACTGTGGTTACATAAGTTGCTACtggaacaaaataaaatatcatatccAGTCTTTGAACACATAAATATGCAGAAGGCTCATACATGAGGTTGAAGGAAACCATCAGAATCCTCATCAAGTTCACTCATATCAATTCTGGCTTGAGTAAGCGAGACCTGCAGAATAAAAAGAGAATCACACAGGAAATCACACATCAAATTGACATGGAAGAAGAAAAGCCTCCAAACATCTCAAcatcctttcatttttttctcaatgaaagctgttgttcttataaaaaaaaaatctcaatatcCTTCTCTCTAGCacttactttttttattttatttaaaaaaaaaaaaatcctacacAAATAAGAGCCTTTTATTCAGCAGAGAAacctaaaagaaatttattcAAGTTCCACTCCCTCGGAATGCTTGTGCTTCGTGCATAAAGTATGCAAACTTTTGAGGATGAAGTGGAATGCTGAaatgattttttctttcttctttttgattGAAAGAATGCTAAAGGATATCATGTAACTTAATAACTTCAACAGAGTCCCATATGAAAATTCAATTGGCAAAGACTATTCGGATTAAAGCAAACATCTTGGGTCCCAATCCCCCACTTCCACTTGCTTTCGTTAAACAAAGATGGAGAAAAATTAGCAGTGATACCTTGACAGCAAAAAGTTGCAAGGGGTAAAAATGAAACATGATGACCATTGACTTCTAAATGCAGTTGATTTCAATCAACGTCATTTATACTTCCTCATACATTGAAATGACAGCATATTGTTTATAGCACATTGTTATTTCCATAGGGTATAAACTCACCGTTCTCATCACATAAAGGTAGAAGGGAAGGATGGCAATTCTTCCAGACTCATCTTTCTCAAACTTCATGAAATTAGAGGGACTGAAAAATCGCCGGCATTTAGGTCCTATTTGCTCAGCACATACTGAAGCAATGTGGCAAAAATCTTCATAGTTCATCTACAGATTGAAAAATTAGAGAACAATTACGCATTACTATAGATCCAGCGTAACATGATGCAGTCATAAAATCTCAAGAAAATATATGAACTTTAAACTAATACAAACAATTCTCTGTTGTACATGTACACTTGTCCTGCTGAACATCGCTAAGACTAAACTATGTGAGCCTATCTGGAAAAGATTTTAATAACAGTCCTGAGTCGATCCTAGTCGCCAAGTGAATTTCAGCTTGAGGCGTATAACAGACTAGTAGATAAAAACTAACATTGCATGTTGCAtaaaaatatcaagaaagaaaTATTACCTTTTCTGCACCAGTTGCGTCATCAATTACACAGTTTTCCCTCAGGCAAACCCACATTGCATCTAGATCATCAGCATTTAACAGAAGGTCTGATTGTTTCTGAACAGGAAGAATGTGTTATGCAGAAAGCTCAATATTAGTGTTCATGCAGATAAATCTATGCGACATCAATCATTGAAATGATAAAGAGTGATCATACCCTCAGGAATCTATACTTGGCAAGTCTCTGAACCCTGTGGCTGATGGATCCCTCCTCAGGTTtctaaagaagataaaaatgcAAATTCAatgaaacaaagaaaaatagacAACACGACTAAGTTATGGGTTTGCACTCTTCTACCCTGCATCTCTATGCGCCTCAAGGAAGGGGaaaaacaaacaataatatGCAAAATTGTTTGCATCTCTTCTACCCTGCATCTCCGTACACCTCAGAAAAACATTAGTATGCAAAATTGCATCTCTACTACCCTGATGTCAAGAGTACATTAGGACATTATAAAGCATCCCTGTTTCTACTCAACATCAAAAGACTAACTATGCAGTAGAGTTTACTCTTAGAACACGTGAACTATGATCACACATGCCTTCTTATAAAAACTTGGGATTGTACCAGCTTCAGCAGTTTTCCGTTGCTTCTCTTTGAAAATATCAAGTAGAATTTTTTTTGTCTCAAGCTCTACAAAAAAGAGgggggaaaaagaaattaagttCCCCATTTCACTGTCATGCttttttataatattcatgTTTAGTTTTTCAGATACACAGTAATCAGGATGCAAGAGCAGTAAGAGTGGGAGAGGAGaaaacagaagaagaagattaacaagaagaagaaaggagctCGTCGTTGTCAGATCAGAATCATCAGATGCACTAATTGCCAGATCATAATCAAGGATTTCCTTGAGGAATCTCGGctagaaaattcaataaattctATAATGAAATAGATCCAAGAGGAAGGATAATCATTAAGAGTCTCCAAAATCTACTTAGGGAATGCCTAAAGCACCATGAATTTTGCATATGGACGGACATGCATGTTTAAAAGGGTCAAAGTACAAGATCAATGTTCAAATGTAAAATAAAGGTTCTTCGATGACTGTAACAAAAAATGAATGCAATTGAGGAGCCATGCATTTGCTGCTTTTGAAATGAACTCAATATGCAATAACCCAAGTTGACTTGAAACAGCAAATGCAGCGCTTGATCCAGTTCAGTTTTTGATGCCTCTACAAACAAACTGAGTATTGgattttttatcttttgttcCTGAATGCTGAGTACTCCACGTTTTACACCAAAACATTACAGATTCAAAGTATTGAAATAACTTTCGATTTTCCTCATTATGTGCAATTGAGTTAGTCCTCGTAGTATACTTCACGACAATGTAACTACCAAATGGAGATAATTATGAAACAAGTGAGATAAAGTAGAACCGCGtccatgaaaattgaaaattaactgAAAGCAAGAAGAATGAGAAATGTACGAACCCATCAAAGCTTCAGATCCCAGCCCCGTGCCGGTTCCGATGAATCTCCGGAGGTTTCTAACCCACAGCATAGACGACGCTGGAGGGATCTTCCGTTGCGGAGCGTCGTGGCCTTCGCCATCACTGGAACCACTGTACATAGTTGAGTAACAACCGCGGGAGCTTTAAAGGTTAGGCAAAGAAGTGGAAATTGGAATACGACTGCAAAATTCAGACTGAAAAAGCCTCTCAACCGCCGGAGAGGCTCCAGTGAGAAACCCTAGCTCCGATCGAGCCGCAGGTGGGTGGGTGGAAGGTGGTTCACGGATGAATGGACTCGGTTTTGTGCGTTCTGTCTCTATGGGTTGCTGATTAAATTTACTCGCCACTCACAGATCTCTCTAAAtcgagaatttttttttaaaataatgttttttaataaataatgacaaaaataggattgGAGAAATATTCTcaaaaatagttatttaaatCGTGTACCAGGTATACGATTACACGTTAATCGTATACCGGGTACATG
This window contains:
- the LOC120091569 gene encoding probable serine/threonine-protein phosphatase 2A regulatory subunit B'' subunit TON2; amino-acid sequence: MYSGSSDGEGHDAPQRKIPPASSMLWVRNLRRFIGTGTGLGSEALMELETKKILLDIFKEKQRKTAEAGTIPSFYKKKPEEGSISHRVQRLAKYRFLRKQSDLLLNADDLDAMWVCLRENCVIDDATGAEKMNYEDFCHIASVCAEQIGPKCRRFFSPSNFMKFEKDESGRIAILPFYLYVMRTVSLTQARIDMSELDEDSDGFLQPHEMEGYIRGLIPNLAQLRDIPASFVQTYCRIAARKFFFFCDPARRGKACIKKVLLSNCLQELMELHQETEEEVTDTEQAENWFSLTSAQRICDMFLALDKDMNGTLSKQELREYADGTLTEIFIERVFDEHVRRSKGGGNTREMDFDSFLDFVLALENKDTPEGLTYLFRCLDLHGRGYLTTVDIHTLFRDVHQKWIEGGNYELCIEDVRDEIWDMVKPVDPLKITSTDLLNCKQGGTVASMLIDVRGFWAHDNRENLLQEEEEPEEE